Proteins encoded together in one Bombyx mori chromosome 24, ASM3026992v2 window:
- the LOC101744111 gene encoding uncharacterized protein LOC101744111, translated as MSVLILFFVYVFVPCVFGQEAAACYGAGSVAGAAIGAFIAALILVAAAYYLRKLYWKSRKGKHLVFSTDPESVKDEFAFDNPGFKQDERWQHDATLPVGGKPSVLHAEFTKPEQSKDDTFLQRARIRRVKLWARDFTGLGFRCGGGARDGVHVHSVLRSGPAAAAKLQPGDKIKSIKIQLMGTPLEDAVSILSLASPYPVELEVVEGGRASGDGRTVHHPLLKRAGSTGDVTTLEKEGKLLHPPKSPNTSNSNNSTLETKYGKSGIKKISEKIITSTLERNKKEKRDGLPTTLERENEKNSKMAKSRHSDVPSGLSKPERNKTRHSTGADVIVPPENGTSQIEHAEMQKRDYDPKRGMKFGIRVLPPNVPDDGVLRQKSVENGSATVEKRSVDEIDKPEPPRPAPTVQIKHENETEHKKPVVAKRREKMAPPIPNARVKTNETESISHETTVSDASQASFARNDLNSSGIKRDENGIPQEIPQQMLDAAKAARTNRKSSVEILNEKERQDNRKERKSSAETLHDKEKHEQQRDEAPKPAKKSKGKAPSPPDADKNKTDDSILERLQRVKDFLKSEKYHSSLLNDSSADTSGRASATRINTSTPKVNKTKSTSSTRLEDSINFSQDDIDDIVSKPFKRESDSLNNFFEDSKSNLSSNQDVHSVVSLNQSDKSERGSTTIELNNSDITIHSSPLNATVQSGSGDTSLLDENERKAASLGDLSRFDLRTNAGKPSTGTLERAQSLDITADDAEIAEATISPKKRKAMSVVETNFYEASGEDTLPDTLDSDNGIVIKHKEPRLSLNVKTSAMEGLSTFQRNRLKKASEFGNLEDAIVKGSSSSIESDKVDEDHDKRTKSGLRIGSEHETSDHLAKRIMDENMKVHLKLVSEFAKTTSDGSTLAPPDNDPPTQPNLTKLETTPTKYDEKITMNYDTNIPDDLKVSRSSYANSLERPKSEMMKKLLAKNPILNVHIDQSTQREASTSAEVQTPMTDASKSAMHQPDIVNFDLKPSEMKTKDYEDFVSNIRVGSNNSSLNKKMESFSTDWRDSKEGSDLVTFTTDRTQNLEDKSRKTYTKSIEIGEPTMRVMPPDVLEGIRRRHDEKENRTLYMEPGNVSLTMTQEPTQKTVTVNVAEDEFGNKVITRNVEQISTKYVTAKTEAPLQVEQFSFGIMRNAGPTDELALVDGNVKNIDKNVLDEIRRQNPNMHFASDEPSYTKTETIILSTSDMDEGQARALMEKMKNDPSFVRRKTPEEPTRLGVRITQDLEDVQTFTEDATELTKTRYTIHPASASDEQCKLESHDDAHVTEIEVVATRADRNAKGKPDKVSGRQRVPYREPVLSYELDIELLSNFISNERYHSARQMAEAKKTKTTASDPKKRHSDYDLPRNSHIKFRTATYESPKGTIVTSTDLENRRLSELDQMQLRSVSPPQKPVLLAKPSSIPVKATEKTAKTGVSSKIPIVSALKSSSQENLAESRFSLPRSPPPQYGSSGNISVTSIKSSSRSPSGGKF; from the exons GCAAGCATCTGGTCTTCTCAACGGATCCGGAATCGGTGAAGGATGAATTCGCGTTTGACAACCCTGGCTTCAAGCAAGACGAGCGTTGGCAGCATGACGCCACCCTGCCCGTGGGCGGGAAGCCCTCAGTCCTGCACGCCGAGTTCACTAAGCCAGAACAGAGTAAAGATGACACGTTTCTCCAG CGCGCTCGTATACGTCGAGTGAAGCTTTGGGCACGAGACTTCACGGGTCTCGGTTTCCGCTGTGGAGGAGGCGCCAGAGATGGAGTCCACGTACACTCAGTGCTCAGGAGTGGGCCTGCCGCCGCGGCTAAGTTACAACCAG GCGACAAAATAAAAAGCATCAAAATACAATTGATGGGGACTCCGTTAGAGGACGCTGTCAGCATTTTGTCTCTCGCGTCTCCATACCCTGTGGAGTTGGAGGTGGTGGAAGGTGGCAGAGCGAGCGGAGACGGCAGGACGGTACATCATCCGCTGCTGAAGAGGGCCGGCTCGACTGGAGACGTTACAACG CTCGAGAAAGAAGGTAAGCTATTGCACCCTCCGAAGTCACCGAACACTTCGAATTCGAACAACTCAACACTGGAAACCAAATACGGGAAGAGTGGCATCAAGAAGATATCCGAGAAGATCATCACTTCGACCCTCGAGAGGAACAAGAAGGAGAAACGAGACGGTCTACCCACCACTTTGGAAAGGGAAAACGAGAAGAACAGCAAAATGGCCAAAAGTAGACATTCAGATGTCCCTAGTGGTCTCAGCAAGCCTGAGAGGAACAAAACGAGACACTCGACAGGAGCTGACGTCATAGTGCCGCCAGAAAACGGGACAAGTCAAATCGAACACGCAGAAATGCAGAAGAGAGATTACGACCCCAAAAGGGGAATGAAGTTCGGCATCAGAGTACTCCCGCCCAACGTGCCTGACGACGGAGTTTTGAGGCAGAAGAGCGTCGAAAACGGAAGCGCCACCGTCGAGAAGAGATCCGTCGATGAAATAGACAAACCCGAGCCGCCACGACCAGCGCCGACCGTACAAATCAAACACGAAAACGAAACCGAACACAAAAAGCCAGTCGTGGCTAAGAGAAGAGAGAAAATGGCGCCGCCCATACCCAACGCTAGAGTTAAAACGAACGAAACTGAGAGTATCAGCCACGAGACCACAGTGTCGGACGCGTCACAAGCAAGCTTCGCCAGAAACGATCTAAACTCGAGCGGCATCAAACGCGACGAGAACGGAATCCCCCAGGAGATACCGCAGCAAATGCTCGACGCCGCCAAAGCGGCCAGAACCAACAGAAAGAGTTCCGTTGAAATATTAAACGAAAAAGAAAGACAAGATAACAGGAAAGAAAGGAAAAGCTCTGCAGAAACATTACATGACAAAGAGAAACATGAGCAACAGAGAGACGAGGCCCCTAAGCCCGCGAAAAAGTCAAAAGGGAAAGCCCCGTCTCCTCCGGACGCcgacaaaaacaaaacagacgACAGTATCTTGGAACGATTGCAGAGAGTCAAGGATTTTCTTAAAAGCGAAAAGTACCATTCAAGCTTACTGAACGACTCTAGTGCGGACACGTCAGGTCGAGCGAGTGCCACACGGATCAACACTTCCACGCCAAAGGTCAACAAAACGAAAAGCACTAGCTCCACGCGTCTCGAAGACTCAATCAATTTCAGTCAAGACGACATTGACGATATAGTCTCGAAGCCATTCAAAAGGGAAAGCGACTCACTGAACAACTTCTTCGAGGATTCGAAGTCGAATCTCTCGTCCAACCAGGACGTCCATTCGGTCGTTTCCTTGAACCAGAGCGACAAAAGCGAACGAGGCTCCACGACGATCGAACTAAACAACAGCGACATCACAATACACAGTTCTCCATTGAACGCGACTGTACAGTCCGGGTCCGGCGATACGTCTCTTTTGGATGAAAACGAGAGGAAGGCCGCTTCCCTGGGTGATTTATCCAGGTTCGATTTAAGAACGAACGCCGGTAAACCATCAACCGGTACATTGGAAAGGGCTCAAAGTCTAGACATAACTGCCGACGACGCTGAGATAGCCGAGGCCACGATCTCGCCCAAAAAGAGAAAAGCTATGTCTGTGGTCGAAACTAACTTTTACGAAGCCAGCGGCGAAGACACTTTACCCGACACTCTTGACTCGGACAATGGAATCGTGATAAAACACAAAGAGCCCAGATTGAGTTTGAACGTGAAAACGTCCGCCATGGAAGGCCTTAGCACATTCCAGCGGAATCGTCTCAAGAAAGCATCCGAATTCGGTAACTTGGAGGACGCTATCGTCAAAGGATCGAGCAGCTCTATAGAATCGGACAAAGTCGACGAAGATCACGACAAGAGAACCAAATCCGGACTGCGTATTGGAAGCGAACACGAGACATCCGATCATTTAGCCAAGAGAATCATGGACGAGAACATGAAAGTCCATTTGAAGCTTGTATCGGAATTCGCTAAGACCACTTCAGACGGTAGCACCCTGGCACCACCAGACAACGATCCGCCGACACAACCTAACCTTACGAAACTCGAAACGACACCGACCAAATACGATGAGAAAATAACGATGAACTACGACACAAATATACCGGACGACTTAAAAGTATCGCGCAGTTCGTACGCGAACAGCTTGGAGAGACCAAAATCCGAGATGATGAAGAAACTGCTCGCCAAAAATCCTATACTCAACGTACACATCGACCAGAGCACGCAAAGAGAGGCTTCTACCAGTGCCGAAGTCCAAACGCCGATGACTGACGCTTCGAAATCCGCCATGCACCAACCCGACATAGTCAACTTCGATCTGAAACCCTCCGAAATGAAAACTAAAGATTACGAGGACTTCGTCAGCAACATCAGGGTCGGCTCGAACAATAGCAGCTTGAATAAGAAAATGGAAAGCTTCTCCACCGACTGGCGCGATTCAAAGGAGGGCAGCGATCTCGTCACATTCACCACAGACAGAACTCAAAATCTTGAAGACAAGTCACGTAAGACGTACACGAAATCGATTGAAATCGGCGAACCGACAATGAGGGTAATGCCGCCTGATGTCCTGGAAGGGATTCGAAGACGGCACGACGAGAAAGAGAACCGGACGCTTTACATGGAACCGGGCAACGTATCCCTGACAATGACACAAGAACCGACCCAAAAAACCGTCACAGTCAATGTAGCCGAAGACGAATTCGGGAACAAAGTCATAACGCGAAACGTCGAACAAATATCCACTAAATACGTCACCGCAAAAACTGAAGCACCTCTCCAAGTCGAGCAGTTCAGTTTTGGCATCATGAGAAACGCCGGTCCAACAGACGAACTGGCTCTAGTGGACGGCAACGTTAAGAATATCGATAAGAACGTACTGGACGAAATAAGACGGCAGAACCCGAATATGCATTTCGCATCGGACGAACCTTCGTACACCAAAACGGAGACAATAATTCTGAGCACTTCAGACATGGACGAGGGCCAAGCGAGGGCGTTGATGGAGAAAATGAAGAATGACCCTAGTTTCGTGAGGCGCAAAACGCCAGAGGAACCTACGCGATTAGGTGTCAGGATAACGCAGGATCTGGAAGACGTACAAACGTTCACTGAAGACGCTACCGAACTCACCAAGACCAGATACACCATCCACCCAGCATCAGCGTCCGACGAACAATGCAAATTAGAATCTCACGACGACGCGCACGTAACCGAGATAGAAGTGGTCGCAACGCGCGCCGACAGAAACGCTAAAGGGAAACCGGATAAGGTATCAGGCAGACAAAGGGTCCCGTATCGAGAACCGGTTCTATCGTACGAACTTGACATCGAGCTGTTGAGCAATTTTATATCGAACGAGAGATACCACTCGGCGAGACAGATGGCGGAGGCCAAGAAAACCAAAACGACCGCCTCAGACCCAAAGAAACGCCACTCCGACTACGACTTGCCCAGAAACAGCCATATCAAGTTCAGAACGGCGACGTACGAATCTCCAAAGGGCACGATAGTGACGAGCACGGATCTGGAAAACCGGAGACTATCGGAGCTAGATCAGATGCAGCTGAGATCGGTCAGTCCGCCCCAAAAACCGGTGTTGCTCGCGAAACCGAGCAGCATACCGGTGAAGGCAACCGAGAAAACCGCCAAAACCGGCGTCTCGTCGAAGATCCCGATCGTCTCGGCGCTTAAGTCCTCCAGCCAGGAGAACTTGGCTGAGAGTAGATTCTCTTTGCCGCGATCCCCCCCTCCCCAATACGGGAGCTCCGGTAACATATCTGTAACTTCGATCAAGAGCAGCTCTAGAAGTCCGAGCGGCGggaaattttaa